One part of the Salinimonas iocasae genome encodes these proteins:
- a CDS encoding aldose epimerase family protein, with product MVLSALAPQRPQFLTSHRIVGGIIAATLTLTFYSSQSYAHGADTMNNQPSAQMTHYGDMPDSTPVYKVTLKNGQGIEADVISYGGIITRLETPDANGKSGNIVLGMDNLQDYVDANPYFGAIIGRYGNRIANGKFTLNGTEYQLATNDGDNHLHGGVQGFDKKVWQMEPFVTKTSAGVTLTLISPDGDQGYPGTLNTQVTYTLTSDNKLDMAFMATTDKPTIVNLTQHTYFNLQGKGSILDHVLQINGDTYTPVDKGLIPTGEVKSVKGTPFDFTQPKTMGKDIETDNTQLSRGQGYDHNFVIKDSPDSELVEAANVYEPDTGRTLTVLTEEPAVQFYSGNFLDGNTKQSGMVHNKRSAFCLEPQHNPDSPNQPNFASTTLNPGEVYSTRIVYAFGTR from the coding sequence ATGGTGTTATCTGCCCTCGCGCCCCAGCGGCCTCAGTTTTTAACCTCTCATCGTATAGTCGGCGGCATCATTGCTGCCACATTGACACTGACCTTCTATTCCAGCCAGAGTTATGCTCACGGAGCCGATACAATGAATAACCAGCCTTCAGCACAAATGACCCATTACGGTGATATGCCAGACAGCACACCGGTTTATAAAGTAACGTTAAAAAACGGGCAGGGTATTGAAGCCGATGTCATCAGCTATGGCGGTATTATTACCCGTCTGGAAACACCGGATGCAAACGGAAAGTCCGGAAATATTGTGCTGGGAATGGACAATCTGCAGGATTATGTCGACGCGAATCCTTATTTCGGCGCCATTATTGGCCGTTATGGAAACCGCATCGCAAACGGTAAGTTTACCCTGAATGGCACTGAGTATCAGCTTGCTACAAACGACGGAGATAACCATTTGCACGGTGGTGTACAGGGGTTTGACAAAAAAGTCTGGCAAATGGAGCCTTTCGTTACCAAAACGTCTGCAGGCGTGACGCTTACTCTTATCAGTCCGGATGGCGATCAGGGGTACCCGGGCACTCTGAATACACAGGTGACTTATACACTGACCAGCGACAATAAGCTGGACATGGCGTTTATGGCTACCACAGATAAGCCGACGATAGTGAACCTGACACAACATACCTACTTTAACCTGCAGGGCAAGGGAAGCATCCTTGACCATGTTCTGCAAATCAACGGTGATACTTACACGCCGGTTGATAAAGGGTTAATACCTACGGGCGAGGTCAAATCCGTGAAAGGTACGCCGTTTGACTTTACCCAGCCAAAGACAATGGGCAAAGATATTGAAACAGACAACACGCAACTTTCACGTGGACAGGGCTATGACCATAACTTTGTCATTAAAGATTCGCCGGATAGCGAGTTGGTGGAAGCTGCGAATGTTTACGAGCCGGATACAGGTCGCACACTGACCGTGCTGACAGAAGAGCCGGCAGTACAGTTTTATTCCGGCAACTTTCTGGACGGCAACACTAAACAAAGCGGCATGGTTCACAACAAACGTAGTGCCTTTTGTCTGGAGCCTCAGCACAACCCTGACTCACCTAACCAGCCGAATTTTGCCAGCACAACATTAAATCCGGGCGAGGTGTATTCTACCCGTATCGTTTACGCTTTCGGCACCCGCTAG
- a CDS encoding TonB-dependent siderophore receptor — protein sequence MKPPVLYSLMFVSAFASAQNQNAASNDAVEDIEHIEVRQHWQPFRGNVPLFETPQAVDRINAETLDNEGITRFIDALDFSPSIVRQNNSGGMFDSFAIRGFSGDENNPTGYLINGFNVRGYSGNRGTVNIETVEVMKGPGSALYGQGEPGGTINIITKKPRFDEQGYIQATAGNFDKKLLEFDYTNGLNRQSAYRLTGSYEDSDTYRDQVYFKNLTLNPSFLWNISDSTNVSYEMEILDQEKPLDRGVFVLNDDLDNVEPESFYGDVRDGAHEVKAWGHQLVANHALNRDWHLLAGLYYRDSSFEGQSSDTELSDGRQLLYTDPTILSRQRRTRDYQARDLSTRFELSGEVALGSIVNNVLMGIDYYNYHLDTDYRRWRTDWGSQDTTYSIDPQNPDYTIPRPDVSPTTLTAEKQTGQGFYAQNLAELTNNTKFLIGFRVDKFDQEILNKLTGLSQEQDQTQFSPRLGLVYDINDSVNIYTSYAQGFRPNPGLDADRNAFDPEETVSYELGAKWQNVGGRFSGSIALFSAEKENMLTAEPNTGFSATLGEVESQGIELQLTTDLTDNTRLELGYAYTDAKTANESINSDWGVTIPKGARLINVAKNAGYISLQHYANIMSKEVYLGATARYVGDRLGETTDPDYILPSYTLVNVSASMVLTQNLSVKVDINNVLDEEYFENSYHKLWTMPGSPLNYTASVKYQF from the coding sequence ATGAAACCACCTGTTCTTTACTCTCTTATGTTTGTCTCCGCGTTCGCCAGCGCACAAAATCAAAATGCGGCCAGTAATGATGCTGTTGAAGACATCGAGCATATCGAGGTCCGGCAGCACTGGCAGCCTTTCAGAGGAAATGTACCGTTATTTGAAACGCCGCAAGCAGTAGACCGTATTAATGCAGAAACGCTGGATAATGAAGGAATTACGCGGTTTATTGATGCGCTGGACTTTTCGCCCAGTATCGTCAGACAAAATAATTCCGGCGGGATGTTCGATAGTTTTGCAATTCGTGGCTTTTCAGGCGATGAAAATAACCCTACCGGCTACCTGATTAATGGCTTTAACGTGCGCGGTTATAGTGGTAACCGAGGTACGGTAAACATTGAAACAGTGGAAGTCATGAAAGGCCCGGGTTCAGCGCTTTATGGCCAGGGTGAGCCAGGCGGGACTATTAACATTATCACTAAGAAACCACGCTTTGATGAGCAGGGATATATTCAGGCAACTGCTGGGAATTTTGATAAAAAGCTGCTTGAGTTTGACTATACCAACGGATTGAACAGGCAGAGCGCTTATCGCCTTACCGGCTCCTATGAAGATTCTGATACCTATCGAGATCAGGTTTATTTCAAAAACCTGACACTGAACCCTTCTTTTTTGTGGAATATCTCGGACTCGACGAATGTGTCCTACGAAATGGAAATTCTGGACCAGGAAAAGCCCTTAGATCGGGGCGTATTTGTTCTTAATGACGACTTGGATAATGTTGAGCCAGAAAGTTTTTATGGCGATGTTCGCGATGGCGCGCACGAGGTCAAAGCCTGGGGCCATCAGTTAGTTGCGAATCATGCGCTTAATCGTGACTGGCACCTGTTAGCAGGCCTCTACTACCGAGATTCATCATTTGAGGGACAATCCTCAGACACTGAGCTTTCTGATGGTCGCCAGTTATTATACACCGATCCGACCATTCTTTCCCGTCAAAGACGAACCCGTGACTATCAGGCGCGCGATTTGTCTACGCGTTTTGAACTAAGCGGCGAAGTTGCTCTAGGCTCCATTGTCAATAATGTGCTGATGGGAATAGATTATTACAATTATCATCTGGATACCGATTACAGACGGTGGCGTACAGACTGGGGCTCGCAGGACACGACGTACAGCATTGACCCTCAAAACCCAGATTACACGATTCCAAGACCTGACGTATCGCCAACAACGTTGACCGCAGAAAAGCAAACCGGTCAGGGTTTTTACGCCCAGAATCTGGCAGAGCTAACTAACAATACAAAATTTCTGATTGGCTTTCGTGTAGATAAGTTCGATCAGGAAATTCTCAATAAATTGACCGGATTATCGCAAGAGCAGGATCAAACTCAGTTCTCTCCACGGTTAGGTCTTGTTTACGATATCAACGATAGCGTTAATATCTATACCAGCTATGCACAAGGATTCAGACCTAATCCAGGGTTAGACGCTGACAGAAATGCCTTTGATCCTGAAGAGACAGTTTCCTACGAGCTGGGTGCAAAGTGGCAGAATGTCGGCGGGCGTTTCTCTGGCAGCATTGCTTTGTTTAGTGCAGAAAAAGAAAATATGCTTACCGCCGAGCCAAATACCGGCTTTTCAGCCACCTTAGGTGAAGTTGAAAGCCAGGGGATTGAGCTGCAACTTACTACCGATTTAACCGATAACACCCGGCTTGAGCTTGGCTATGCGTATACCGATGCGAAAACGGCTAATGAATCAATAAACTCAGACTGGGGCGTCACAATTCCAAAGGGTGCGCGACTCATTAATGTTGCCAAAAACGCGGGCTATATATCTTTGCAACATTACGCGAACATTATGTCTAAAGAAGTATATCTGGGTGCCACGGCACGTTATGTGGGCGACCGTCTGGGTGAGACCACGGACCCCGACTATATTCTTCCTTCATATACGCTGGTCAATGTATCAGCCTCTATGGTGCTTACACAAAATCTGAGTGTGAAAGTTGACATCAACAATGTATTAGATGAAGAATATTTTGAGAATTCTTATCACAAGTTGTGGACTATGCCAGGCTCGCCACTTAACTACACAGCCAGTGTAAAATATCAGTTCTGA
- a CDS encoding family 43 glycosylhydrolase: MKTNFVQAISVLLLLSGLSACQSASNGKTTENDTAQSTAQSDIRKSGTFTNPLFPNGADPWLEYWDGNYYLTTTTWTSELVMRKAPTLAGLADATPVNVWSSTDPERCCNFWAFEFHRLKGPDGYRWYMMYTAGKDGTLDNQHLNVLESAGDDPMGPYQYKGALMPDVWNIDGNYLEHDGKLYVIYSQWQGDQQLNIIAEMENPWTLKKDQDHTIITRPELDWEISGRKVTEGAEILQHNGRTFMTYSASFCNTPDYKLGLLELVGDDPMKASAWKKFDEPVFERTEEVFGPGHNGFFTSPDGSEDWLVYHGNDSVEHGCSATRSLRAQKFEWNDDGTPDFGKPLTPGVVVPPPSGENGPLVTRVQGQRYHLVNATSELCLDISPDPQDNRAIQRQCSATNGQWVLDPTTDGFVRLANREDSKFLGVADCATADNARVQTAAWRNNFCQQWKLQSGTDGNITITNRYSEKPLAIAGCSAAANQAVLQQNSDSACTQWQLRPVGNVVILSQQSGKAVSVAQDNNNIEQQAFDYKDNQQWNVVPTDTGYVSLKTDAQGNLCVGADDNAVVPGANLSMVQCDAATAQWKIRPAEGGGVMLLNRYNNQVMGVSDCGLAEGTNIAQQPDMKTKCQVFHFRSPQ; the protein is encoded by the coding sequence ATGAAAACAAACTTTGTTCAGGCTATCTCAGTTCTGTTGTTACTATCTGGCCTGAGTGCGTGCCAGTCAGCTTCAAACGGAAAAACAACAGAAAACGACACAGCTCAAAGCACCGCACAGTCGGATATCCGTAAAAGCGGGACGTTTACAAACCCGTTATTTCCCAATGGGGCCGATCCATGGCTGGAGTATTGGGACGGTAATTATTATCTGACCACCACCACCTGGACTTCAGAACTGGTGATGCGCAAAGCGCCTACCCTGGCAGGGTTGGCTGATGCAACGCCGGTCAATGTATGGTCTTCTACCGACCCTGAGCGCTGTTGTAACTTCTGGGCGTTTGAGTTTCACCGCCTGAAAGGGCCAGACGGCTATCGCTGGTATATGATGTATACCGCCGGTAAGGACGGTACGCTGGACAACCAGCATCTTAATGTACTGGAAAGTGCCGGCGATGACCCTATGGGGCCTTATCAGTACAAAGGCGCGTTGATGCCTGATGTGTGGAATATTGACGGTAATTACCTTGAGCATGACGGTAAATTATATGTCATCTACTCACAGTGGCAGGGCGATCAACAGCTTAATATTATCGCTGAGATGGAGAACCCGTGGACACTGAAAAAAGATCAGGACCATACCATCATTACCCGTCCCGAACTGGACTGGGAGATCAGTGGCCGTAAGGTCACAGAAGGTGCTGAAATTCTGCAGCATAATGGTCGCACCTTTATGACATATTCGGCGAGTTTCTGTAATACGCCGGATTACAAACTGGGATTGCTGGAGCTGGTGGGGGATGACCCTATGAAAGCCAGCGCCTGGAAAAAGTTTGATGAACCCGTATTCGAGCGCACAGAAGAGGTTTTCGGGCCCGGTCACAACGGCTTCTTCACCTCACCGGACGGCAGTGAAGACTGGTTGGTCTACCATGGTAATGATTCCGTTGAGCACGGCTGCTCCGCAACCCGCTCGCTACGCGCTCAAAAATTTGAGTGGAACGATGATGGCACGCCAGATTTTGGCAAGCCATTGACGCCGGGTGTTGTAGTACCACCACCATCAGGTGAAAACGGCCCGTTGGTGACACGTGTACAAGGGCAGCGCTATCACCTGGTTAATGCTACCAGTGAGCTGTGCCTTGATATTTCCCCCGATCCGCAGGACAACCGCGCAATACAGCGCCAGTGTTCAGCGACCAATGGCCAGTGGGTGCTGGATCCTACTACCGATGGCTTTGTCAGACTGGCAAATCGCGAAGACAGTAAATTCCTGGGTGTCGCCGATTGTGCCACCGCCGATAACGCGCGTGTACAGACTGCCGCATGGCGCAATAACTTTTGCCAGCAATGGAAGCTGCAAAGTGGCACTGACGGCAATATTACTATTACCAACCGTTACTCTGAAAAACCGCTTGCAATTGCCGGGTGCTCGGCCGCGGCTAATCAGGCGGTGTTGCAACAAAACAGTGACAGCGCCTGTACACAATGGCAACTTCGTCCCGTAGGAAACGTGGTCATTCTTAGCCAGCAAAGTGGTAAAGCGGTAAGCGTGGCGCAAGACAATAACAATATTGAGCAGCAGGCTTTCGACTATAAAGACAACCAGCAATGGAACGTAGTCCCCACAGATACTGGCTACGTCAGTTTAAAAACGGACGCGCAGGGTAACCTCTGTGTAGGCGCCGATGATAATGCGGTAGTACCCGGTGCCAACCTGTCTATGGTTCAGTGTGATGCCGCGACAGCGCAATGGAAAATCCGACCTGCTGAGGGCGGGGGAGTGATGTTACTCAACCGCTATAACAATCAGGTAATGGGTGTGTCGGACTGTGGTCTGGCTGAAGGTACAAACATTGCCCAACAACCTGATATGAAAACAAAATGTCAGGTGTTTCACTTCAGGTCTCCACAGTAA